From Ignavibacteria bacterium:
TCACAGCGCCAAATCCATTCAGTTGTGAAGCAAGCGATGCGACGTTATTTCCGACTAATAAAACTTCTACCTCAGCATTGAGTTGCGTTGCTAACATTTTTCCAGCCGATGTAATTTCCAATGCTGATTTCTTTAAGTTTCCTTCGCGTTGTTCTGCGAATACGAGTATTTTCATTCTAAGTTTTTAGTTTGTGGTTTGTGGTCTATAGTTTGTAGTTTTCAGTTCATTAAACTATAAACTGAAAACTACAAACTACAAACTTAAATTATCTTTGCTTCTTCGTGCAACAATCTCACTAATTCATTCACCGCGGCTTCATCCGAGCCGAGAATTTTTCCTGCTCCTTTGTCAGCGGGTTTTCGCATTTCCAAAACTTCAACGCGATTTGCAATTGCTACCGGAACTTTCTCTTCAATCGGTTTGGATTTCGCCGCCATAATTCCTTTCAACGAAGGATAACGAGGTTCGTTTAATCCTTTCTGCGCGGAAATAACACAGGGAAGTTCTGTTTCAACTTTTTCGTGTCCGCCTTCAATTTCTCTTTCACAAATTACTTTACCATCGGCGATTTCCATTTTTACAACAACTGAAACCGATGACATTCCGAGAAGTTCTGCAACAATCCCCGGAACTTGCTCATCGTAATAATCAATGGACATTTTCCCGAATAAAATAATGTCGGGAGAAATTTCTTTGCACACATCGGCTAATGCTTTTCCCACCGCAAACGAATCGCGCACGGAAGCATCTTTCAGCAACACTGCTTTATCCACTCCCATTGCAAGCGATTTGCGAAGCGTTTCTTTATTCGCGTCGCCGCCGAGAGAAATTGCTATAACTTCGCCACCATTTTTTTCTTTCAAACGCAATCCTTCTTCAATACCAAACTCGTCATACGGACTTAACATCCAATTTATGCCGGTCGGGTCGAGCAATTTTCCATCCGCTCCGACTTTTACTTTTGTTTCCG
This genomic window contains:
- a CDS encoding electron transfer flavoprotein subunit beta/FixA family protein, yielding MKIVVCVNHVPDTETKVKVGADGKLLDPTGINWMLSPYDEFGIEEGLRLKEKNGGEVIAISLGGDANKETLRKSLAMGVDKAVLLKDASVRDSFAVGKALADVCKEISPDIILFGKMSIDYYDEQVPGIVAELLGMSSVSVVVKMEIADGKVICEREIEGGHEKVETELPCVISAQKGLNEPRYPSLKGIMAAKSKPIEEKVPVAIANRVEVLEMRKPADKGAGKILGSDEAAVNELVRLLHEEAKII